From a single Candidatus Effluviviaceae Genus I sp. genomic region:
- a CDS encoding 2-oxoacid:ferredoxin oxidoreductase subunit beta — protein MTTKAGVAPDTTHPRDGLLRMDRMPHIWCPTCGLGTTVTAFAVAIERAGLDLDQLAVVSGIGCTGRVAGYIKVDSFHTTHGRAIPFATGLHLANPKLKVVVISGDGDLFAIGGNHFIHAARRNVDITIICVNNFIYAMTGGQVAPTTPITAKAATMPFGNYEQPFNIPHLAESCGAVYVARWSALDVRRLSNAMAEAILKPGFSVVEVISPCSTLYARQNRLGTGLDLMRFYHDHCEIRHGADTRELAIDYQSKIVVGKFVDRERPTYLESLNAWYGEVFGGKYAPYEGAVG, from the coding sequence ATGACAACGAAGGCGGGCGTCGCTCCCGACACGACGCATCCGAGGGACGGGCTCCTCCGCATGGACCGCATGCCGCACATCTGGTGTCCGACCTGCGGGCTCGGCACGACCGTGACCGCGTTCGCGGTCGCGATCGAGAGGGCCGGTCTCGACCTGGACCAGCTGGCCGTCGTGTCCGGCATCGGCTGCACGGGACGCGTGGCTGGGTACATCAAGGTGGACTCGTTCCACACGACGCACGGCCGCGCGATCCCGTTCGCGACCGGGCTCCATCTCGCGAACCCGAAGCTCAAGGTCGTGGTCATCAGCGGCGACGGCGACCTCTTCGCGATCGGCGGCAACCACTTCATCCACGCGGCGCGGCGGAACGTGGACATCACGATCATCTGCGTCAACAACTTCATCTACGCGATGACCGGCGGGCAGGTGGCGCCGACGACCCCGATCACCGCGAAGGCCGCGACCATGCCGTTCGGCAACTACGAGCAGCCGTTCAACATCCCGCACCTCGCCGAGTCGTGCGGCGCGGTCTACGTCGCCCGATGGTCGGCGCTCGACGTCAGGAGGCTGTCGAACGCCATGGCCGAGGCCATCCTGAAGCCGGGCTTCTCGGTCGTCGAGGTCATCAGCCCGTGCTCCACGCTGTACGCGCGGCAGAACCGGCTCGGGACGGGCCTCGACCTCATGCGCTTCTACCACGACCACTGCGAGATCAGGCACGGCGCGGACACGCGCGAGCTGGCCATCGACTACCAGAGCAAGATCGTCGTGGGGAAGTTCGTGGACCGCGAGCGGCCGACCTACCTCGAGTCCCTGAACGCGTGGTACGGCGAGGTCTTCGGGGGGAAGTACGCTCCGTACGAGGGGGCCGTCGGGTGA